The following proteins come from a genomic window of Corallococcus sp. NCRR:
- a CDS encoding C39 family peptidase — protein sequence MNARARVLSAVLLATCIWACASSPPSPSSDAPQEAGSPARLWQKTSVAGDLARFARDGTRVTADGALELDPATAKDGTDPFPAGGWLDGGSFYNGGTFRVGTATSEVQSVPGGFDSVVPSFDAQTPPGTWVKLTVSARIEGSWTKDYELGVWAFDTATVARHSVDGQGDADGNVLTDTLNLKRRADALRVTVHLFSERADASPRVRALAAAVTDTRLKPEDATSDRTGWGTVLDVPGYSQMIYPDGGEVWCSPTSTTMLLGYWSRKLGRADLEHPVPTAAAHTYDWIYKGTGNWAFNTAYASSMSNGALHGLVARFDSFAPVERLIAAGIPVSISIAYEPGELPGGAARRTDGHLIVVKGFTGTGDVVVNDPAFGSNETTHTTYPRAELWRAWQHSRGAAYVLWPAGTALPEQGLVPLP from the coding sequence GTGAACGCCCGCGCTCGTGTCCTCTCCGCCGTCCTGCTGGCCACCTGCATCTGGGCCTGCGCCTCCTCGCCGCCGTCACCGTCCTCGGATGCCCCCCAGGAAGCAGGCTCGCCCGCGCGCCTGTGGCAGAAGACGTCCGTGGCGGGCGACCTCGCGCGCTTCGCCCGTGACGGCACGCGCGTCACCGCCGACGGCGCGCTGGAGCTGGACCCCGCCACCGCCAAGGACGGCACCGACCCGTTCCCCGCGGGCGGCTGGCTCGACGGCGGCAGCTTCTACAATGGCGGCACCTTCCGCGTCGGCACCGCCACCTCTGAAGTCCAGTCCGTCCCCGGCGGCTTCGACAGCGTGGTGCCCTCCTTCGACGCCCAGACGCCTCCCGGCACCTGGGTGAAGCTCACGGTCTCCGCCCGCATCGAAGGCTCCTGGACGAAGGACTACGAACTGGGCGTCTGGGCCTTCGACACCGCCACCGTCGCGCGCCACAGCGTGGACGGCCAGGGCGACGCCGACGGCAACGTCCTCACCGACACCCTCAACCTCAAGCGCCGCGCGGACGCCCTGCGCGTCACCGTCCACCTCTTCTCCGAACGCGCGGACGCAAGCCCCCGCGTCCGCGCGCTCGCCGCCGCCGTCACCGACACGCGCCTCAAGCCCGAGGACGCCACGTCGGACCGCACCGGGTGGGGCACCGTGCTCGACGTGCCGGGCTACTCGCAGATGATCTACCCCGACGGCGGCGAGGTCTGGTGCTCCCCCACGTCCACCACCATGCTGCTCGGCTACTGGAGCCGGAAGCTGGGCCGCGCGGACCTGGAGCACCCCGTGCCCACCGCCGCCGCCCACACCTATGACTGGATCTACAAGGGCACCGGCAACTGGGCCTTCAACACCGCCTACGCCTCCAGCATGTCCAACGGCGCCCTGCACGGGCTCGTCGCCCGCTTCGACTCGTTCGCCCCCGTGGAGCGCCTCATCGCCGCCGGCATCCCCGTCAGCATCAGCATCGCCTACGAACCCGGCGAGCTCCCCGGCGGCGCCGCCCGCCGCACCGACGGCCACCTCATCGTCGTGAAGGGCTTCACCGGCACCGGCGACGTCGTCGTCAACGACCCTGCTTTCGGCTCCAACGAAACCACCCACACCACCTACCCCCGCGCGGAGCTGTGGCGCGCCTGGCAGCACTCCCGGGGGGCCGCGTACGTGCTCTGGCCCGCCGGCACCGCCCTGCCCGAGCAGGGGCTCGTCCCCCTCCCTTGA
- a CDS encoding SIR2 family protein, with the protein MREIVNATHKLPWHTDPPPPPYFFIVGAGISHPSIPLAKEIEEKCISAIQARGEQPPSIEGAAMDRYAGLFQAAYPHAEQRRAFLHYQIKSAHISAANLRLAHLVSSGKIANLVVTTNFDELLSKALRLFRRDVIVCDHPKTTRRIDAERNDPQIVHVHGTHWFYDCCNLNGEIELRAADDQDSNDSMRHLLDRILSHRSPLVIGYSGWEKDVVMTALRRRLRQEPLRHNLYWFCFDQAEPTRLPPWLTEHENVRFVVPGNVPQVKGSPPRNIIPGALSQAADAADSPASGAANTKPQKNTLPARQVFDALVRELQLEEPELTKDPLDFFEKFLTALVSPDESDEDDTYLIKSVIRRVKDGADLVRRESEQNPAAAQQAKLLLEVSGAVRRAAYTDAATLAKSINIEKLLKSQISDLDSALEAICRGTLAADTKTRRENSEVLLDCADIWIRLCETALSRTEPADLHWNTRWGLAKNSKGNAQRSANKTADAIATYNDVIQKLSKTSEPSLRERAAQALFNKGRALSEAKQYTEAIAAYDEFLEKFNNNEDPNIKNRIAGVLFQKGAAIEESGNRTDATIIYDEVVSRFEHATNPDVKEAVILALFRSGYCLQANNHPGCIEKYNNLIAQINTTENSRFDILLALTMGNKALAFTQSGDQQNCISTCNDYLQRFGNSTDPQTKLTTAKVLYTKGTGLFRNGQITESIAIYDEVIQHSNDSTDPELKALSTQAAIDRAAAVERNK; encoded by the coding sequence GTGCGAGAAATTGTCAACGCCACCCACAAGCTACCCTGGCACACTGACCCGCCGCCACCCCCATACTTTTTTATTGTTGGAGCTGGAATTTCCCACCCATCGATTCCCCTCGCAAAGGAGATTGAAGAGAAGTGCATCTCAGCAATCCAAGCGCGCGGCGAACAGCCCCCCAGCATTGAGGGAGCAGCCATGGATAGATATGCGGGATTGTTCCAGGCCGCATATCCACACGCAGAGCAAAGGCGAGCATTTCTTCACTACCAAATCAAATCAGCACACATTTCGGCTGCCAATTTACGACTAGCTCACCTAGTAAGTTCGGGCAAGATAGCCAACCTCGTCGTCACAACGAACTTCGATGAACTTCTATCCAAGGCACTACGCCTTTTCAGGCGCGATGTTATCGTTTGCGACCATCCCAAAACAACTCGGCGCATCGATGCCGAACGGAACGACCCCCAGATCGTTCATGTACATGGAACCCACTGGTTTTACGACTGTTGCAATCTAAACGGAGAGATTGAGCTCAGAGCTGCAGACGACCAAGACAGCAACGACAGCATGCGCCACCTGCTCGATCGGATACTCTCTCATCGCTCCCCGCTCGTGATTGGCTACTCTGGCTGGGAGAAAGATGTCGTAATGACGGCACTCCGACGGCGTCTTCGACAAGAGCCTCTACGACACAATCTCTATTGGTTTTGCTTCGATCAAGCGGAACCAACAAGACTTCCACCCTGGCTTACTGAACACGAAAATGTTCGATTCGTAGTCCCAGGCAACGTGCCACAAGTCAAAGGCAGTCCACCTCGAAACATTATCCCTGGAGCGCTCTCGCAAGCGGCTGACGCAGCCGACTCCCCAGCAAGTGGCGCAGCCAACACTAAACCACAAAAAAATACTCTTCCTGCCCGACAAGTTTTCGACGCTCTCGTGAGAGAACTACAACTCGAAGAGCCAGAACTCACAAAAGACCCACTAGACTTTTTCGAGAAATTCCTCACAGCCCTCGTTTCACCTGACGAATCAGATGAAGACGACACCTATCTAATCAAATCGGTAATCCGCCGAGTCAAAGACGGCGCAGACTTGGTCAGGCGAGAATCCGAGCAAAATCCAGCAGCAGCTCAACAGGCAAAACTTCTCTTGGAGGTTAGCGGAGCGGTTCGCCGAGCTGCGTACACAGACGCCGCGACTCTAGCAAAAAGCATCAACATAGAAAAACTACTCAAATCTCAAATCTCAGATCTAGACAGCGCCCTTGAAGCAATCTGTCGAGGCACTCTTGCAGCAGACACCAAAACGCGACGCGAGAACTCCGAAGTCCTACTAGACTGCGCCGACATATGGATACGTCTTTGCGAGACAGCCCTCAGTCGTACAGAGCCTGCGGACCTCCACTGGAATACACGATGGGGGCTGGCAAAAAACAGCAAAGGAAACGCACAAAGGTCCGCAAACAAAACCGCAGACGCCATCGCAACATATAACGATGTGATACAAAAACTAAGCAAGACCTCCGAACCATCACTAAGGGAGCGAGCCGCCCAGGCTCTCTTCAACAAAGGAAGGGCTCTTTCCGAAGCCAAACAATACACAGAGGCCATTGCCGCGTACGACGAATTTCTTGAGAAATTCAACAACAACGAAGATCCAAACATCAAAAATAGAATTGCCGGCGTGCTATTTCAAAAGGGCGCCGCAATCGAAGAGAGTGGCAACCGCACAGATGCAACCATCATCTACGACGAGGTAGTGAGTCGATTTGAACACGCCACGAATCCAGACGTAAAAGAAGCAGTTATCCTCGCCCTCTTCCGAAGCGGTTATTGCCTCCAGGCCAACAACCATCCCGGATGCATCGAAAAATACAACAACCTCATCGCTCAAATAAACACCACCGAGAACTCAAGATTTGACATACTTTTGGCTCTCACGATGGGCAACAAGGCGCTCGCATTCACCCAGAGCGGCGATCAACAAAACTGCATATCCACCTGCAATGATTATCTTCAGCGATTCGGCAATAGCACAGATCCACAAACGAAACTAACGACTGCGAAAGTTCTCTACACCAAGGGGACAGGCCTATTCAGAAACGGGCAAATCACCGAAAGCATCGCCATCTACGATGAGGTCATCCAGCACTCCAATGACTCCACTGACCCTGAACTAAAAGCTCTGTCGACTCAAGCAGCCATCGACAGAGCGGCTGCCGTCGAGCGGAACAAATAA
- a CDS encoding DUF1206 domain-containing protein, with protein sequence MATMDVMRGPGMERLSRGAKEAANHPWAKKLGRMGYVAKGCVYAIIGVLALKLAAGEGGRATDSHGAVATVAHGPFGIALLSLLAVGLVGYVIWRFAQAFADTEDKGSDAKGIAARAMYFISGVIYGSLALFAVKTVVGASQGRGKGTQGWTATLMEQPFGRVLVVLVGLGIIGFAVKQFHTAWKAKFREKLSLTGLAAAHQHRVERVCQFGIAARGVVFTVIGGFLVLAGVDANPGEAKGLGEALAVVARQPAGDVLLGVVAAGLVAYAAYLFLQARYREL encoded by the coding sequence ATGGCGACAATGGACGTGATGCGTGGGCCGGGGATGGAGCGGCTGTCGCGTGGTGCGAAGGAGGCCGCGAACCACCCGTGGGCGAAGAAGCTGGGACGCATGGGCTACGTGGCCAAGGGCTGCGTCTACGCCATCATCGGCGTGCTCGCGCTGAAGCTCGCGGCGGGCGAGGGCGGACGTGCCACGGACAGTCACGGCGCCGTCGCCACCGTGGCGCACGGGCCCTTTGGCATCGCGCTGCTGTCGCTGCTGGCCGTGGGCCTGGTCGGCTACGTCATCTGGCGCTTCGCGCAGGCGTTCGCGGACACGGAGGACAAGGGCTCGGACGCGAAGGGCATCGCCGCGCGCGCCATGTACTTCATCAGCGGCGTCATCTACGGCTCGCTGGCGCTGTTCGCCGTGAAGACCGTGGTGGGCGCGTCACAGGGCAGGGGCAAGGGCACCCAGGGCTGGACGGCGACGCTGATGGAGCAGCCCTTCGGCCGCGTCCTGGTGGTGCTGGTGGGGCTGGGCATCATCGGCTTCGCGGTGAAGCAGTTCCACACGGCGTGGAAGGCGAAGTTCCGGGAGAAGCTCTCGCTCACGGGCCTGGCGGCGGCGCATCAGCACCGGGTGGAGCGCGTGTGCCAGTTCGGCATCGCCGCGCGCGGCGTGGTGTTCACCGTCATCGGCGGCTTCCTGGTGCTCGCGGGCGTGGACGCGAACCCGGGTGAGGCCAAGGGCCTGGGAGAGGCCCTGGCCGTCGTCGCCCGCCAACCCGCGGGCGACGTGCTGCTGGGAGTGGTGGCGGCGGGCCTGGTGGCCTACGCCGCCTACCTGTTCCTCCAGGCGCGCTACCGCGAGCTCTAG
- a CDS encoding serine/threonine-protein kinase yields the protein MFEANEAELRIALAEGLLSREDVDPLREEAARRGVSPLQLLVERGRLTADSLVSLRRNLELASPPGTADDTLSPGAAPATVDGPAFPVPHWTLYRPLRFLGQGGMGRVFLARDLRLHRDVALKFVRDEDPELSRRFISEARAQARVDHERVCRVYEVGEVQGRAYIAMQYIPGAPLHTLAGTLSVEQKALVLRDATLGVHAAHLAGLVHRDLKPSNILVERGEDGALRPYVMDFGLARDWSSEDAATATGTVLGTPQYMAPEQARGEVTRLDRRADIYSLGATLYHLLTGQPPVTGANGLEVLGRIATQEPRRPRELDAAIPADLEAIVLKCLEKDRSRRYGSARALADDLTRFLEGERVLARTGPAYRVRKWVARHRVAVVVASITGLAVTGAVGQGVMARREVSRREALTRRFTEGVERIEAQARYSGQAPLHDTRPDREAMRARMRDIEASMRDAGPVAEGPGHYALGRGFLALGDEEAALRHLEAAWAKDFREPRVAYALARVLGHRYQRERLEADRIPDAASREAKRREAWTHSRDPALAFLEQGRGAEVTAPEYAEALRAFHQERFEDALKSLDTLGTRLPWFHEAPLLRGDVLLARAVRHSLASERDAARDDLEAGRRAYEAAADIGRSVSAVHRARAELEQEAVLMELSGKGDVLPAFTRGMEAVSRARTVAPDEADTWMLEARLHRRLAQANLSSGGDVEPLLVRALGAAKEALRLAPGKVEAQHVLAMAWWQWARYRQDRNEDPREQLQAAVAAFDAIPESARDHDFHLDLGLVFKVWADSEDGRGGDSLPFRQRAIASYRQALSMDAKRLDAWINLGTAYVNRANHPRAPSKDADLEEARTALERASTLDPGHVVAWFYLAEVHRSLALRLRDHGGDAGPGLARALEAYRRGIAINAKLPPLQNGVGTILLDQAREAWDRGDSPEPLLDQAEQAFLQAIAIAPKVGFAHNNLGEVRMWRATWRLLRGEDPTVSAKEAQAALQQATSLLPGLAEPWANLGQVHHTVAVDALKHGKDPGPALMQATEALERALKLNPSLPQAWRWRGEVRALQARRNPTAFQAAASDFQKALELDPENLDPRLAYGAFLREWGAAVSGSEARAHLQQGLSLTEAVLTARPHWQDASSLREALRRALAKLPPE from the coding sequence TTGTTTGAGGCGAACGAAGCGGAGCTGCGCATAGCCCTGGCCGAGGGGCTGCTCTCCCGCGAGGACGTGGACCCCCTGCGCGAGGAGGCGGCGCGGCGTGGCGTGTCCCCGTTGCAGCTCCTCGTGGAGCGCGGGCGGCTCACCGCGGACTCGCTCGTGTCGCTGCGCCGGAACCTGGAGTTGGCTTCCCCGCCGGGCACCGCGGACGACACGCTGTCTCCGGGCGCGGCGCCGGCCACGGTGGACGGGCCCGCGTTCCCGGTGCCGCACTGGACGCTCTACCGGCCCCTGCGCTTCCTGGGCCAGGGCGGCATGGGCCGCGTCTTCCTGGCCCGGGACCTGCGGCTGCACCGCGACGTGGCGCTGAAGTTCGTTCGCGACGAGGACCCGGAGCTGTCCCGCCGCTTCATCTCCGAGGCCCGCGCCCAGGCCCGCGTGGACCACGAGCGCGTCTGCCGCGTGTACGAGGTCGGTGAGGTCCAGGGCCGCGCGTACATCGCCATGCAGTACATCCCGGGGGCGCCGCTGCACACGCTCGCCGGCACGCTGTCCGTGGAGCAGAAGGCGCTCGTGCTTCGCGACGCCACGCTGGGCGTGCACGCGGCCCATCTGGCCGGGCTCGTGCACCGCGACCTCAAGCCCTCCAACATCCTCGTGGAGCGCGGCGAGGACGGCGCCCTGCGCCCCTACGTCATGGACTTCGGTCTGGCGCGTGACTGGAGCAGTGAAGACGCCGCCACCGCGACCGGCACCGTGCTGGGCACGCCCCAGTACATGGCCCCTGAACAGGCCCGGGGCGAGGTCACCCGGCTGGACCGGCGCGCGGACATCTACAGCCTGGGCGCCACGCTGTATCACCTGCTCACCGGCCAACCGCCTGTCACGGGTGCCAATGGATTGGAGGTGCTCGGGCGCATCGCCACGCAGGAGCCTCGCCGTCCGCGTGAGCTGGACGCGGCGATTCCGGCGGACCTGGAGGCCATCGTCCTCAAGTGCCTGGAGAAGGACCGCTCCCGGCGCTACGGATCCGCGCGAGCGCTGGCGGACGACCTCACCCGGTTCCTCGAAGGAGAACGGGTCCTCGCGCGCACCGGCCCCGCGTACCGCGTGCGCAAGTGGGTGGCCCGCCACCGGGTCGCCGTCGTCGTCGCGAGCATCACCGGGCTCGCCGTGACGGGCGCCGTGGGTCAGGGCGTGATGGCCCGGCGGGAGGTGTCTCGCCGCGAGGCCCTGACCCGGCGCTTCACCGAAGGCGTTGAACGCATCGAGGCCCAGGCCCGCTACTCCGGCCAGGCGCCCCTGCACGACACGCGGCCGGACCGGGAGGCGATGCGGGCCCGCATGCGCGACATCGAAGCGTCCATGCGAGACGCCGGGCCCGTCGCGGAGGGCCCGGGCCATTACGCGCTGGGGCGCGGGTTCCTCGCGCTGGGGGACGAGGAGGCCGCGCTCAGGCATCTGGAGGCCGCCTGGGCGAAGGACTTCCGCGAGCCTCGCGTGGCGTATGCGCTCGCGCGGGTGCTGGGCCACCGCTACCAGCGTGAGCGGTTGGAGGCGGACCGCATCCCGGACGCGGCCAGCCGCGAGGCGAAGCGGCGCGAAGCGTGGACGCACTCCCGTGACCCGGCGCTGGCCTTCCTGGAGCAGGGCCGGGGCGCGGAGGTGACCGCGCCCGAATACGCGGAGGCCCTCCGTGCCTTCCATCAGGAGCGCTTCGAGGACGCGCTGAAGTCGCTGGACACGCTGGGCACGCGGCTGCCGTGGTTCCACGAAGCGCCCCTGCTCCGGGGCGACGTGCTGCTCGCTCGCGCCGTGCGCCATTCCCTGGCGAGTGAACGCGACGCGGCCCGGGACGACCTGGAGGCCGGACGCCGGGCCTATGAGGCCGCGGCGGACATCGGCCGCAGCGTGTCCGCCGTGCACCGCGCGCGGGCGGAGCTGGAGCAGGAGGCCGTGCTGATGGAGCTGTCCGGCAAGGGCGACGTGCTGCCCGCTTTCACGCGCGGCATGGAGGCCGTGTCACGCGCGCGCACGGTGGCTCCGGATGAAGCGGACACCTGGATGTTGGAGGCCCGGCTGCACCGGCGCCTGGCCCAGGCGAACCTCAGCAGCGGAGGCGACGTGGAGCCGCTGCTCGTGCGAGCGCTCGGCGCGGCGAAGGAGGCGCTGCGGCTTGCTCCGGGGAAGGTGGAGGCACAACACGTGCTGGCGATGGCCTGGTGGCAGTGGGCCCGCTACCGGCAGGACCGGAACGAGGATCCGCGCGAACAGCTCCAGGCCGCCGTCGCCGCCTTCGACGCCATCCCCGAGTCCGCGCGCGACCACGACTTCCACCTGGACCTGGGGCTCGTCTTCAAGGTGTGGGCGGATTCGGAGGACGGGCGCGGTGGGGATTCGCTGCCCTTCCGGCAGCGGGCCATCGCGTCCTACCGGCAGGCACTGTCGATGGACGCGAAGCGGCTGGATGCGTGGATCAACCTGGGCACGGCCTACGTGAACCGCGCGAATCATCCACGTGCACCGTCGAAGGACGCGGACCTGGAGGAGGCGAGGACGGCGCTGGAGCGCGCGAGCACGCTCGACCCGGGCCACGTCGTCGCGTGGTTCTACCTGGCGGAGGTGCACCGCTCGCTCGCCCTGCGCTTGCGAGACCACGGCGGTGACGCAGGGCCAGGACTTGCCCGCGCGTTGGAGGCCTACCGGCGGGGCATCGCCATCAACGCGAAGCTGCCGCCGCTCCAGAACGGCGTGGGCACCATCCTTCTCGACCAGGCCCGCGAGGCGTGGGACCGGGGGGACTCGCCGGAGCCGCTGTTGGACCAGGCGGAGCAGGCCTTCCTCCAGGCCATCGCCATCGCGCCCAAGGTGGGCTTCGCGCACAACAACCTGGGCGAGGTGCGCATGTGGCGCGCGACCTGGCGCCTGCTGCGGGGCGAGGATCCCACCGTGAGCGCGAAGGAAGCCCAGGCAGCGCTCCAGCAGGCCACCTCGCTGCTGCCCGGGCTCGCGGAGCCGTGGGCCAACCTGGGCCAGGTGCACCACACCGTGGCCGTGGACGCGCTGAAGCACGGGAAGGACCCGGGTCCCGCGCTCATGCAGGCCACGGAGGCACTGGAGCGAGCGCTGAAGCTCAACCCGTCGCTGCCGCAGGCCTGGCGCTGGCGCGGCGAAGTGCGTGCGCTCCAGGCCCGACGGAACCCGACGGCCTTCCAGGCCGCGGCGAGCGACTTCCAGAAGGCCTTGGAGCTGGATCCGGAGAACCTGGATCCGCGCCTGGCCTACGGCGCGTTCCTTCGCGAATGGGGCGCGGCTGTTTCCGGTTCGGAAGCACGCGCCCACCTTCAGCAGGGACTGTCACTGACCGAAGCAGTGCTCACCGCGCGCCCTCACTGGCAGGACGCGAGCAGCCTGCGTGAGGCGCTGCGTCGCGCACTCGCGAAGCTGCCGCCGGAATAG
- a CDS encoding glutamine synthetase family protein: MEQKPLRDFLEIPYDELEELNLKVKRQRIKRESPDKVREERIKYLTDEKRIKAVTVCFTDLEGRLHMLDYDKKFLLKSADNLTFDGSSIRGFSAQAESDLRLNVDWSAFYWLPSDIFGPGKVLAFCEVLERDGTPYHSDMRGQLKRATEQLFQKDGTVFHAAPEIEGFLFKNRDAERHYHEEGKFEFISIGGYYHALPGDGLRTFIDKAAEAQRAMGFENEKDHPEVAPSQFEMNFSYSEALVAADQIQLYKLLCRQVAAQQGLTASFLPKPVTGVNGNGMHINMSLSKGGKNLFYDKAGQDGLSSMGWEFIDRILTNANDICLVLNSSVNSYRRLDPHYEAPNQIKASANNRGAMVRIPFGNERSARVECRSVAPDANPYMVLFTLLKTGLEGPQPQEDAETKRSRTRFLPDNIYDAVRFFKGSQFVAQTLGEQVQSKYAELKVASADRCPKQLGTRVKDAEIQFHHEVTNQYLWNLF, encoded by the coding sequence ATGGAGCAGAAGCCGCTGCGGGACTTCCTGGAGATTCCCTACGACGAGCTGGAGGAACTCAACCTCAAGGTGAAGCGCCAGCGCATCAAGCGCGAGTCGCCGGACAAGGTTCGCGAGGAGCGGATCAAGTACCTGACCGACGAGAAGCGCATCAAGGCCGTCACCGTGTGCTTCACCGACCTGGAAGGTCGGCTGCACATGCTGGACTACGACAAGAAGTTCCTCCTCAAGAGCGCGGACAACCTCACCTTCGACGGCTCCTCCATCCGCGGCTTCTCCGCGCAGGCGGAGAGCGACCTGCGCCTGAACGTGGACTGGAGCGCGTTCTACTGGCTGCCGTCGGACATCTTCGGCCCCGGCAAGGTGCTCGCGTTCTGCGAGGTGCTGGAGCGCGACGGCACGCCGTACCACTCGGACATGCGCGGCCAGCTCAAGCGCGCCACCGAGCAGCTGTTCCAGAAGGACGGCACCGTGTTCCACGCGGCGCCGGAAATCGAAGGCTTCCTCTTCAAGAACCGTGACGCCGAGCGCCACTACCACGAAGAGGGCAAGTTCGAGTTCATCTCCATCGGCGGCTACTACCACGCGCTGCCGGGAGACGGGCTGCGCACCTTCATCGACAAGGCCGCGGAAGCGCAGCGCGCCATGGGCTTCGAGAACGAGAAGGACCACCCGGAGGTGGCGCCCTCGCAGTTCGAGATGAACTTCTCCTACAGCGAGGCGCTGGTCGCCGCCGACCAGATCCAGCTCTACAAGCTGCTGTGCCGCCAGGTGGCCGCGCAGCAGGGGCTGACGGCCAGCTTCCTGCCCAAGCCCGTCACGGGCGTGAACGGCAACGGCATGCACATCAACATGTCGCTGTCCAAGGGCGGCAAGAACCTGTTCTACGACAAGGCCGGCCAGGACGGCCTGTCGTCCATGGGCTGGGAGTTCATCGACCGCATCCTCACCAACGCGAACGACATCTGCCTGGTCCTCAACTCCAGCGTGAACTCGTACCGCCGCCTGGATCCGCACTACGAGGCGCCCAACCAGATCAAGGCCTCCGCGAACAACCGCGGCGCCATGGTGCGCATCCCGTTCGGCAACGAGCGCAGCGCGCGCGTCGAGTGCCGTTCGGTGGCGCCGGACGCGAACCCGTACATGGTGCTCTTCACGCTGCTGAAGACCGGCCTGGAGGGTCCGCAGCCGCAGGAGGACGCGGAGACCAAGCGCAGCCGCACGCGCTTCCTGCCGGACAACATCTACGACGCGGTGCGCTTCTTCAAGGGCAGCCAGTTCGTCGCGCAGACGCTGGGTGAGCAGGTGCAGAGCAAGTACGCGGAGCTGAAGGTGGCCTCCGCGGACCGCTGCCCCAAGCAGTTGGGCACCCGCGTGAAGGACGCGGAGATCCAGTTCCACCACGAGGTGACCAACCAGTACCTCTGGAACCTCTTCTAG
- a CDS encoding alpha/beta hydrolase family protein, giving the protein MSSMWVLETPQPPPDARIAYGEAPQQFTELRKPKGKGPHPVVLFVHGGFWRAEYGLEHAGHLCADLTKRGFATWSLEYRRVGQDGGGFPGTLEDVASAADHLMSAAPSLGLDLSHVVAMGHSAGGHLAMWLAARHRLPPKHPLYRDAPLKLKGVVSLAGVLDLAQGAALDLGNGIVKTFMGGTPEQVPERYAVASPAALQPLKLPQVLLHGTEDDTVPLKVSEGFHARGVQQKDPVHLVPLKGAGHFELIDPRSKEWPRVVQAVKNLR; this is encoded by the coding sequence ATGAGCTCCATGTGGGTCCTGGAAACGCCGCAGCCGCCGCCGGACGCGCGCATCGCCTACGGCGAAGCCCCGCAGCAGTTCACCGAGCTGCGCAAACCCAAGGGCAAGGGCCCGCACCCCGTGGTCCTCTTCGTCCACGGCGGCTTCTGGCGCGCCGAGTACGGCCTGGAGCACGCGGGCCACCTGTGCGCGGACCTGACGAAGCGCGGCTTCGCGACGTGGAGCCTGGAGTACCGGCGCGTGGGCCAGGACGGCGGCGGCTTCCCAGGCACCCTGGAGGACGTGGCCTCCGCGGCGGACCACCTGATGAGCGCGGCTCCGTCATTGGGGCTGGACCTCTCCCACGTGGTGGCCATGGGCCACTCCGCGGGTGGACACCTGGCCATGTGGCTGGCCGCGCGGCACCGCCTCCCGCCCAAGCATCCGCTCTACCGTGACGCCCCGCTGAAGCTGAAGGGCGTGGTGTCCCTGGCCGGCGTGCTGGACCTGGCGCAGGGCGCGGCGTTGGACCTGGGCAACGGCATCGTGAAGACCTTCATGGGCGGCACCCCGGAGCAGGTCCCGGAGCGCTACGCCGTGGCGTCCCCCGCCGCGCTCCAGCCCCTGAAGCTGCCGCAGGTCCTCCTCCACGGCACCGAGGACGACACCGTCCCCCTCAAGGTCAGCGAAGGCTTCCACGCCCGGGGCGTCCAGCAGAAGGACCCCGTCCACCTGGTGCCACTCAAAGGCGCGGGCCACTTCGAGCTCATCGACCCGCGCTCCAAGGAGTGGCCGCGCGTGGTCCAGGCCGTGAAGAACCTGCGCTGA